In Ascochyta rabiei chromosome 11, complete sequence, the following are encoded in one genomic region:
- a CDS encoding Adenosine kinase, with amino-acid sequence MAFSSSSVLRSRQMLSRLHLPCAAPLSAMACSRSVRLATARRPISYPTLNTFTPQQRRHRSYTMSAKGNYELLCLENPLLDIQGVGDEKLLEKYGLKANDAILADAEKHMGLYEDLIQNYKAVLIAGGAAQNTARGAQYILPSESVLYIGCVGKDKYGETLENICKEAGVKTEYLYDEKTPTGRCGVVITGHNRSLCTDLAAANNYKLEHLKQDHVWKQVENAKVYYVGGFHLTVCVPAIKALAEEAAAKNKPFILNLSAPFIAQFFKDPLDEVLPYVDILIGNETEAAAFAESHNIDSKDVKKIAETIANGPKKNTQRPRTVVFTQGTDPTIAVTAQEDGKVDVKEVPVHAISEEKINDTNGAGDAFAGGFVAGIVQGKSLEKAIDMGQWLAKLSIQELGPSFPQPKQTYSS; translated from the exons ATGGCCTTTTCCAGCTCCTCTGTACTGCGCTCTCGGCAGATGCTCTCTCGGTTGCACCTTCCCTGTGCGGCACCGCTCTCGGCTATGGCTTGCAGCCGTAGCGTGAGGCTTGCTACTGCTCGTCGCCCAATTTCCTACCCCACGTTGAACACTTTCACACCTCAACAACGTCGCCATAGATCATACACAATGTCTGCCAAGGGAAACTACGAATTGCTCTGCCTGGAGAACCCTCTCCTCGACATCCAGGGTGTCGG CGACGAGAAGCTCCTCGAGAAGTACGGCCTCAAGGCCAACGATGCCATCCTCGCCGACGCCGAGAAGCACATGGGTCTCTACGAGGACCTGATCCAGAACTACAAGGCGGTCCTCATCGCCGGTGGTGCTGCGCAAAACACCGCCCGCGGTGCTCAGTACATCCTGCCCTCCGAGTCCGTTCTCTACATTGGCTGCGTCGGCAAGGATAAGTACGGCGAGACCCTCGAGAACATCTGCAAGGAGGCCGGCGTCAAGACTGAGTACCTCTACGACGAGAAGACCCCCACTGGTCGCTGTGGTGTCGTCATCACTGGCCACAACCGCTCGCTCTGCACAGATCTTGCTGCCGCCAACAACTACAAGCTCGAGCACTTGAAGCAGGACCACGTCTGGAAGCAGGTTGAGAACGCAAAGGTCTACTATGTTGGTGGTTTCCACTTGACTGTCTGTGTGCCTGCTATCAAGGCCCTGGCTGAGgaggctgctgctaagaacAAG CCCTTCATCCTGAACCTGTCCGCTCCCTTCATCGCGCAGTTCTTCAAGGACCCGCTCGACGAGGTCCTTCCTTACGTCGACATCCTCATTGGCAACGAGACCGAGGCCGCTGCTTTCGCTGAGTCGCACAACATCGACTCCAAGGACGTCAAGAAGATCGCCGAGACCATTGCCAACGGCCCCAAGAAGAACACACAGAGGCCCAGGACCGTCGTTTTCACACAGGGCACTGATCCTACAATCGCTGTCACCGCACAGGAGGACGGCAAGGTCGACGTCAAGGAGGTCCCCGTCCACGCCATCAGCGAGGAGAAGATCAACGATACCAACGGTGCCGG TGATGCTTTCGCCGGTGGATTCGTCGCTGGTATCGTCCAGGGCAAGTCTCTTGAGAAGGCCATCGACATGGGTCAGTGGCTCGCAAAGCTGTCGATTCAGGAGCTCGGTCCCTCGTTCCCCCAGCCTAAGCAAACATACTCCAGCTAA